Proteins from a single region of Enoplosus armatus isolate fEnoArm2 chromosome 6, fEnoArm2.hap1, whole genome shotgun sequence:
- the ctsh gene encoding pro-cathepsin H isoform X1: MNTLLLLAFLSGASAFHLSGRDEFHFKSWMAQHNKEYSMKEYYERVQIFTENKRRIDKHNEGNHSFTMRLNQFSDMTFSEFRTSLLWSEPQNCSATKGSYLSSNGPYPDSIDWRKKGNYVTDVKNQESCGSCWTFSTTGCLESVTAINTGKLVPLSEQQLVDCAQDFNNHGCNGGLPSQAFEYIMYNKGLMTEEDYPYTAIDGTCVYKPELAAAFVKNVANITAYDEMGMVDAVATRNPVSFAFEVTSDFMHYSQGVYTSTECHSTTDKVNHAVLAVGYGEENGTPHWIVKNSWGAGWGINISSLNVGRTCVDSLPAHLSRRCDSCLMSNYKRAEKGAESKHFYNFIIQVAFYIISTLLCFNVQWVFAQWRKHYDRIDQVIFRLINKPDIVTYVLL; this comes from the exons ATGAACACTTTGCTTCTGCTCGCTTTTCTGTCCGGAGCTTCAGCTTTTCACCTGTCTGGACGAG ACGAGTTCCACTTCAAGTCATGGATGGCACAG CACAACAAAGAGTACAGCATGAAGGAGTACTATGAGAGGGTGCAGATTTTCACTGAGAACAAGAGGAGGATTGACAAACACAATGAAGGAAATCACTCTTTCACAA TGCGGCTGAACCAGTTTTCAGACATGACATTTAGTGAATTTCGAACGTCTCTCCTCTGGTCTGAGCCACAG AACTGCTCTGCTACCAAGGGGAGCTACCTCAGCAGCAACGGACCATATCCAGACTCCATCGactggagaaagaaaggaaattatGTGACAGATGTGAAGAATCAG GAAAGTTGTGGTAGTTGCTGGACTTTTTCCACAACCGGCTGTTTGGAGTCTGTTACTGCTATCAACACTGGGAAGCTCGTACCACTG TCAGAGCAACAGCTGGTGGACTGCGCCCAGGACTTCAACAACCATGGATGTAACGG TGGCCTTCCCAGTCAAGCATTTGAATACATCATGTACAACAAGGGACTGATGACGGAGGAAGACTACCCATACACAGCTATT gACGGCACTTGTGTGTATAAACCAGAACTGGCAGCTGCTTTTGTGAAGAATGTGGCGAACATAACAGCG TACGATGAGATGGGGATGGTGGATGCGGTCGCCACACGCAATCCTGTCAGTTTTGCCTTCGAGGTGACCTCTGACTTCATGCATTACTCCCAGGGCGTGTACACGAG cACTGAATGCCACAGCACCACAGACAAGGTGAATCATGCTGTGTTAGCAGTCGGGTATGGAGAGGAGAATGGCACCCCTCACTGGATAGTAAAGAACTCGTGGGGAGCCGGCTGGGGGATTA ATATTTCCTCATTGAACGTGGGAAGAACATGTGTGGACTCGCTGCCTGCTCATCTTTCCCGGAGGTGTGATTCCTGTTTGATGTCAAACTACAAAAGGGCAGAAAAGGGAGCAGAAtccaaacatttttataattttattataCAGGTTGCTTTTTATATAATCAGTACCCTACTGTGCTTCaatgtacagtgggtttttgcACAATGGAGAAAGCACTATGATAGGATAGATCAAGTCATattcagattaatcaataaaccTGACATTGTCACTTATGTACTGTTGTAG
- the ctsh gene encoding pro-cathepsin H isoform X2: MNTLLLLAFLSGASAFHLSGRDEFHFKSWMAQHNKEYSMKEYYERVQIFTENKRRIDKHNEGNHSFTMRLNQFSDMTFSEFRTSLLWSEPQNCSATKGSYLSSNGPYPDSIDWRKKGNYVTDVKNQESCGSCWTFSTTGCLESVTAINTGKLVPLSEQQLVDCAQDFNNHGCNGGLPSQAFEYIMYNKGLMTEEDYPYTAIDGTCVYKPELAAAFVKNVANITAYDEMGMVDAVATRNPVSFAFEVTSDFMHYSQGVYTSTECHSTTDKVNHAVLAVGYGEENGTPHWIVKNSWGAGWGISGYFLIERGKNMCGLAACSSFPEV; encoded by the exons ATGAACACTTTGCTTCTGCTCGCTTTTCTGTCCGGAGCTTCAGCTTTTCACCTGTCTGGACGAG ACGAGTTCCACTTCAAGTCATGGATGGCACAG CACAACAAAGAGTACAGCATGAAGGAGTACTATGAGAGGGTGCAGATTTTCACTGAGAACAAGAGGAGGATTGACAAACACAATGAAGGAAATCACTCTTTCACAA TGCGGCTGAACCAGTTTTCAGACATGACATTTAGTGAATTTCGAACGTCTCTCCTCTGGTCTGAGCCACAG AACTGCTCTGCTACCAAGGGGAGCTACCTCAGCAGCAACGGACCATATCCAGACTCCATCGactggagaaagaaaggaaattatGTGACAGATGTGAAGAATCAG GAAAGTTGTGGTAGTTGCTGGACTTTTTCCACAACCGGCTGTTTGGAGTCTGTTACTGCTATCAACACTGGGAAGCTCGTACCACTG TCAGAGCAACAGCTGGTGGACTGCGCCCAGGACTTCAACAACCATGGATGTAACGG TGGCCTTCCCAGTCAAGCATTTGAATACATCATGTACAACAAGGGACTGATGACGGAGGAAGACTACCCATACACAGCTATT gACGGCACTTGTGTGTATAAACCAGAACTGGCAGCTGCTTTTGTGAAGAATGTGGCGAACATAACAGCG TACGATGAGATGGGGATGGTGGATGCGGTCGCCACACGCAATCCTGTCAGTTTTGCCTTCGAGGTGACCTCTGACTTCATGCATTACTCCCAGGGCGTGTACACGAG cACTGAATGCCACAGCACCACAGACAAGGTGAATCATGCTGTGTTAGCAGTCGGGTATGGAGAGGAGAATGGCACCCCTCACTGGATAGTAAAGAACTCGTGGGGAGCCGGCTGGGGGATTAGTGG ATATTTCCTCATTGAACGTGGGAAGAACATGTGTGGACTCGCTGCCTGCTCATCTTTCCCGGAGGTGTGA
- the ctsh gene encoding pro-cathepsin H isoform X3, with protein sequence MNTLLLLAFLSGASAFHLSGRDEFHFKSWMAQHNKEYSMKEYYERVQIFTENKRRIDKHNEGNHSFTMRLNQFSDMTFSEFRTSLLWSEPQNCSATKGSYLSSNGPYPDSIDWRKKGNYVTDVKNQVNCGSCWTFSTTGCLESVTAINTGKLVPLSEQQLVDCAQDFNNHGCNGGLPSQAFEYIMYNKGLMTEEDYPYTAIDGTCVYKPELAAAFVKNVANITAYDEMGMVDAVATRNPVSFAFEVTSDFMHYSQGVYTSTECHSTTDKVNHAVLAVGYGEENGTPHWIVKNSWGAGWGISGYFLIERGKNMCGLAACSSFPEV encoded by the exons ATGAACACTTTGCTTCTGCTCGCTTTTCTGTCCGGAGCTTCAGCTTTTCACCTGTCTGGACGAG ACGAGTTCCACTTCAAGTCATGGATGGCACAG CACAACAAAGAGTACAGCATGAAGGAGTACTATGAGAGGGTGCAGATTTTCACTGAGAACAAGAGGAGGATTGACAAACACAATGAAGGAAATCACTCTTTCACAA TGCGGCTGAACCAGTTTTCAGACATGACATTTAGTGAATTTCGAACGTCTCTCCTCTGGTCTGAGCCACAG AACTGCTCTGCTACCAAGGGGAGCTACCTCAGCAGCAACGGACCATATCCAGACTCCATCGactggagaaagaaaggaaattatGTGACAGATGTGAAGAATCAGGTGAA TTGTGGTAGTTGCTGGACTTTTTCCACAACCGGCTGTTTGGAGTCTGTTACTGCTATCAACACTGGGAAGCTCGTACCACTG TCAGAGCAACAGCTGGTGGACTGCGCCCAGGACTTCAACAACCATGGATGTAACGG TGGCCTTCCCAGTCAAGCATTTGAATACATCATGTACAACAAGGGACTGATGACGGAGGAAGACTACCCATACACAGCTATT gACGGCACTTGTGTGTATAAACCAGAACTGGCAGCTGCTTTTGTGAAGAATGTGGCGAACATAACAGCG TACGATGAGATGGGGATGGTGGATGCGGTCGCCACACGCAATCCTGTCAGTTTTGCCTTCGAGGTGACCTCTGACTTCATGCATTACTCCCAGGGCGTGTACACGAG cACTGAATGCCACAGCACCACAGACAAGGTGAATCATGCTGTGTTAGCAGTCGGGTATGGAGAGGAGAATGGCACCCCTCACTGGATAGTAAAGAACTCGTGGGGAGCCGGCTGGGGGATTAGTGG ATATTTCCTCATTGAACGTGGGAAGAACATGTGTGGACTCGCTGCCTGCTCATCTTTCCCGGAGGTGTGA